From one Phocoena sinus isolate mPhoSin1 chromosome 6, mPhoSin1.pri, whole genome shotgun sequence genomic stretch:
- the LOC116755820 gene encoding small nuclear ribonucleoprotein E-like — MAYRGQGQKVQKVMVQPISLIFRYLQNRSRIQVWLYEQVNMRIEGCIIGFDEYMNLVLDDAEEIHSKTKSRKQLGRIMLKGDNITLLQSVSN, encoded by the coding sequence ATGGCGTACCGGGGCCAGGGCCAGAAGGTGCAGAAGGTGATGGTGCAGCCAATCAGTCTCATCTTCAGATACTTGCAAAATAGATCTCGGATTCAGGTGTGGCTTTATGAGCAAGTGAATATGCGGATAGAGGGCTGTATTATTGGTTTTGATGAGTATATGAACCTCGTATTAGATGATGCAGAAGAGATTCATTctaaaacaaagtcaagaaaacaaCTGGGTCGGATCATGCTAAAAGGAGATAACATTACTCTGCTCCAAAGTGTCTCCAACTAG